In one Micromonospora polyrhachis genomic region, the following are encoded:
- a CDS encoding ABC transporter substrate-binding protein translates to MRPIRSATLTVFASALLATTMTGCSLGREQQDTSEIVIAADLELSGASAPAGKAYQRALELKVEQLNDSGALGARKIRLFVKDNRSDPAESLRNIGDFTNDPTVSAIVMGGCNECAVGAAGTVNDKKVPTIALAPVSKIASPVAERRYMFKLAPNAIDSATALATELKRKGVKRVSLLHTDDDYGKEGATLLEGELDKVDIRLSRAQSIKPTDTELNQPVRSLASARADAMVIWTPAEQALLAATAVAATSFDGELYFDASAAGDLFLGGGAAATAASDATLVFTQTMVIDDVIATTPAKAARKQWFRSYTARFGSYYGTSSFAADAVQLVADAVVKAKGTAGSLNRDGIRDVLETSQLEGLSGPIRMTPDNHSGLMPQALTTLVARGGRWRLAG, encoded by the coding sequence TTGAGGCCCATCCGCTCCGCGACACTCACGGTGTTCGCGTCAGCCCTATTGGCTACCACTATGACCGGCTGTTCGTTGGGCCGGGAGCAGCAGGACACCAGTGAGATCGTCATCGCAGCCGACCTGGAACTGTCCGGTGCCTCGGCACCGGCGGGCAAGGCCTATCAGCGCGCACTGGAACTCAAGGTTGAGCAGCTCAATGATTCCGGTGCGCTCGGCGCCCGGAAAATTCGGCTGTTCGTCAAGGACAATCGATCCGATCCAGCCGAGTCACTCCGCAACATCGGTGACTTCACCAACGATCCGACGGTGAGCGCGATCGTCATGGGCGGCTGCAATGAATGCGCCGTCGGTGCGGCCGGCACCGTCAACGACAAGAAGGTTCCGACGATCGCGCTGGCTCCGGTGAGCAAGATCGCCAGTCCGGTGGCCGAGCGCCGATACATGTTCAAGCTCGCACCGAACGCCATCGACAGCGCCACCGCGTTGGCCACCGAACTCAAGCGCAAGGGTGTGAAGCGGGTCTCGCTGCTACACACCGACGACGACTACGGGAAAGAGGGAGCCACCCTTCTAGAGGGCGAACTGGACAAGGTGGATATCCGGCTGAGCCGGGCCCAGAGCATCAAGCCCACCGACACCGAACTCAACCAGCCGGTCCGCAGCCTGGCCAGCGCCAGGGCCGACGCGATGGTCATCTGGACCCCGGCCGAGCAGGCCCTCCTCGCCGCCACCGCGGTCGCGGCCACCTCGTTCGACGGCGAGCTCTACTTCGACGCCTCGGCGGCGGGCGACCTGTTCCTGGGCGGTGGTGCGGCGGCGACCGCGGCCAGCGACGCCACGTTGGTCTTCACCCAGACGATGGTCATCGACGACGTGATCGCCACCACCCCGGCGAAGGCCGCCCGCAAGCAGTGGTTCCGGTCCTACACGGCCCGGTTCGGCAGCTACTACGGCACCTCCTCGTTCGCCGCCGACGCGGTACAGCTCGTCGCGGACGCGGTGGTGAAGGCCAAGGGTACGGCCGGTTCCCTCAACCGGGACGGGATCCGGGACGTCCTGGAGACCTCCCAGTTGGAGGGGCTGTCCGGGCCGATCCGGATGACGCCGGACAACCACTCCGGGCTGATGCCCCAGGCGCTGACCACGCTGGTGGCACGGGGTGGTCGCTGGCGGTTGGCAGGCTGA
- a CDS encoding ABC transporter permease — protein sequence MTEIRSAPRRTSDASTPRGARPARTTDAVRTLVPPLLGLVVTIAVWWLVTEVELVHPMALPPPQDVLSAFTASSDRLIEQTTLTATETLIGFGLSTVAGVLIGLLLAGSRFAARMFSPLLVAVNSVPKIALAPLLVVTLGWGQPPILTMVFLLCFFPIVLATATGLTTTPAELAELARSLDASWWQAFRKVRLPAALPQIFVGLKVAMPLAAIGAVMGEFQAGEGGLGYEIVQSLGIGDSPTAWAAILLIALFSILLYAVLTLLERLALPWVRATTSAR from the coding sequence ATGACCGAGATCCGGTCAGCGCCGCGCCGGACGTCGGACGCGTCGACCCCGCGGGGCGCCCGTCCGGCCCGGACCACCGACGCCGTACGTACCCTGGTGCCACCCCTGCTCGGACTGGTGGTCACGATCGCTGTCTGGTGGCTGGTCACCGAGGTGGAACTCGTCCACCCGATGGCCCTGCCGCCGCCCCAGGACGTCCTGTCCGCCTTCACCGCGTCCTCTGACCGCCTGATCGAGCAGACCACCCTGACCGCGACCGAGACACTGATCGGCTTCGGCCTCTCCACCGTGGCCGGGGTGCTGATCGGGCTGTTGTTGGCCGGCTCCCGCTTCGCGGCCCGAATGTTCTCGCCACTGCTGGTGGCGGTCAACTCGGTACCCAAGATCGCCCTTGCACCGCTGCTGGTGGTCACCCTCGGGTGGGGGCAGCCGCCCATCCTGACCATGGTCTTCCTGCTCTGCTTCTTTCCGATCGTCCTGGCCACCGCCACCGGGCTGACCACGACCCCGGCGGAGCTGGCCGAGCTGGCGCGATCCCTGGATGCCTCCTGGTGGCAGGCGTTCCGCAAGGTGCGGTTGCCGGCCGCTCTACCGCAGATCTTCGTCGGGCTGAAGGTGGCCATGCCACTGGCGGCCATCGGCGCGGTGATGGGCGAGTTCCAGGCGGGGGAGGGCGGCCTCGGCTACGAGATCGTCCAGTCCCTCGGCATCGGTGACAGCCCGACCGCCTGGGCGGCCATCCTGCTGATCGCGCTCTTCAGCATCCTGCTCTACGCCGTGCTGACGCTCCTGGAACGGCTCGCGTTGCCCTGGGTGCGGGCGACCACCTCCGCTCGCTGA
- a CDS encoding ABC transporter substrate-binding protein: MKRLTRTVTTVALATALALVGGCSSDKSEDSKGDGKLEKVTYLTSFGNFGRDAYAWVAKEKGFFKEAGFDVDIKSGQGTGGNIGLVVSGKADFTPVDLTGALLQVGKGEAKDFVAVAAIQQRTMAAIFSTEGKGIATPKDLEGKKVADTAGSVVRLLFPTYARLAGVDASKVQWPNGEASALMGMLGSGAVDGIGQFVVGKPTVEAVTKKKAVMLPYSDVMTDLYGNVLITSSKLAKEKPDMVKRFSEALLKGLDYSLANPAEAGDMLKKNEPTANPQSAAAELQLMEAFVRSAGSGAKAGTLDSQRVARCIALLQGAGSIPAGLTPEQIVDFNLTPKA; this comes from the coding sequence ATGAAAAGGCTGACCCGGACAGTCACGACGGTGGCGCTCGCCACGGCACTGGCGCTCGTGGGCGGTTGCAGCTCGGACAAGTCCGAGGACTCCAAAGGCGATGGCAAACTAGAAAAAGTGACGTATCTCACTTCTTTTGGCAACTTCGGCCGTGACGCCTATGCATGGGTTGCCAAGGAGAAGGGATTCTTCAAAGAGGCTGGCTTCGATGTCGACATCAAGTCCGGCCAGGGCACCGGTGGCAACATCGGGCTCGTGGTCAGCGGCAAGGCCGACTTCACCCCGGTCGACCTGACCGGTGCGTTGTTGCAGGTCGGCAAGGGTGAGGCCAAGGACTTCGTCGCGGTGGCGGCCATCCAGCAGCGCACCATGGCGGCCATCTTCTCGACCGAGGGCAAGGGCATCGCCACCCCCAAGGACCTCGAAGGCAAGAAGGTCGCCGACACCGCCGGCTCCGTCGTCCGGCTGCTCTTCCCGACGTACGCCCGGCTGGCCGGGGTGGACGCCAGCAAGGTCCAGTGGCCCAACGGTGAGGCGTCGGCGCTGATGGGCATGCTCGGCTCGGGTGCCGTCGACGGCATCGGGCAGTTCGTCGTGGGTAAGCCCACCGTGGAGGCGGTCACCAAGAAGAAGGCCGTCATGTTGCCGTACAGCGACGTGATGACCGACCTCTACGGCAACGTGCTGATCACGTCGAGCAAGCTGGCCAAGGAGAAGCCCGACATGGTCAAGCGCTTCAGCGAGGCGCTGCTCAAGGGGCTCGACTACAGCCTGGCCAACCCGGCCGAGGCGGGCGACATGCTCAAGAAGAACGAGCCCACCGCCAACCCCCAGTCCGCCGCCGCCGAGTTGCAGCTGATGGAGGCGTTCGTGCGGTCCGCCGGTTCGGGTGCCAAGGCCGGCACGCTGGACAGCCAGCGGGTGGCGCGGTGCATCGCGCTGTTGCAGGGCGCCGGCTCGATCCCGGCCGGGCTCACCCCGGAGCAGATCGTCGACTTCAACCTGACACCGAAGGCCTGA
- a CDS encoding ABC transporter ATP-binding protein: protein MIRLSGVSRTFSGRSGTVEALRGIDLDVADGEFVAILGRSGCGKSTLLRIIAGLLPATDGLVSVAGEPVTRARQDIAMLFQRPALLPWRSVLDNVLLPVELFGWRRAKHRARALELLEMAGLGGFEKRLPHELSGGMQQRVSLCRSLVGNPRVLLMDEPFSALDALTRQELSVELQRVHMENRSTIVFVTHSIDEAVLLADRVVVLSPRPGRLRKVVDIDIPRPRTLGRNDHLEEVARCSADLHELLMERERPDAAPESGRASLVEPPRAQAEDLATAGKGQ from the coding sequence ATGATCCGACTTTCGGGAGTTTCCCGTACCTTTTCTGGCCGGAGCGGCACGGTGGAGGCGCTGCGCGGGATCGACTTGGACGTGGCCGACGGTGAGTTCGTGGCGATCCTCGGTCGGTCCGGCTGCGGCAAGTCCACTCTGCTCCGTATCATCGCCGGTCTCCTACCCGCCACCGACGGACTGGTCTCCGTTGCCGGCGAGCCCGTGACCAGGGCACGGCAGGACATCGCGATGCTGTTCCAGCGGCCTGCGCTGCTGCCCTGGCGGTCGGTACTCGACAACGTGCTGCTTCCGGTGGAACTCTTCGGCTGGCGCCGGGCCAAGCACCGGGCCCGCGCCCTTGAGCTGCTGGAAATGGCCGGTCTGGGTGGCTTCGAGAAGCGACTGCCCCACGAACTCTCCGGTGGGATGCAGCAGCGGGTATCCCTGTGCCGCTCGCTGGTCGGCAACCCTCGGGTGCTGCTGATGGACGAGCCGTTCTCCGCCCTGGACGCCCTGACCCGGCAGGAGCTGTCGGTCGAGTTGCAACGCGTCCACATGGAGAACCGCTCCACCATCGTCTTCGTCACCCACTCCATCGACGAGGCGGTGCTGCTCGCCGACCGGGTGGTCGTCCTCAGCCCACGACCGGGCCGGCTCCGGAAGGTGGTCGACATCGACATCCCCCGGCCGCGCACGTTGGGCCGCAACGACCACCTCGAAGAGGTCGCCCGGTGCAGCGCCGACCTGCACGAACTGCTGATGGAACGAGAGCGGCCCGACGCCGCGCCCGAGAGCGGTCGGGCCAGTCTGGTCGAGCCGCCGAGGGCCCAGGCCGAAGACCTGGCAACGGCGGGTAAGGGGCAGTAA
- a CDS encoding LLM class F420-dependent oxidoreductase, giving the protein MITRVCVFTEPHRGATYDDQLRFARLAEDGGFEGFFRADHYQAMADDHGDPGPTDAWLTLAALARETHRIRLGTLVTSATFRLPGPLAVMVAQVDQMSGGRVELGIGAGWYEREHLSYGIPYPSIGQRFDRLEEQLEVIAGLWSTPVGERFSHYGDHYRLVDSPALPKPMQAPGPPIIVGGRGVKRTPELAARFADEFNAPFKTIAATTEMYERVTEACDRFGRTDSGRAPLVRSAGIVVAIGRTDAEARRRAVPLHVPSALPPEDPVVGSPAQLVERIGEFAAIGATRVHLRMVDMADLDHLELIASEVLPQLGAVPSAVSTGA; this is encoded by the coding sequence ATGATCACGCGGGTGTGCGTCTTCACCGAACCGCACCGGGGCGCGACCTACGACGACCAGCTCCGGTTCGCCCGGCTGGCCGAGGACGGTGGATTCGAGGGCTTCTTCCGCGCCGACCACTACCAGGCGATGGCCGACGACCACGGGGACCCCGGGCCGACCGACGCCTGGCTCACCCTGGCCGCGCTGGCCCGGGAGACCCATCGAATCCGGCTCGGCACGCTGGTGACCTCGGCGACCTTCCGGCTGCCCGGCCCGTTGGCGGTGATGGTCGCCCAGGTCGACCAGATGAGCGGCGGCCGGGTCGAGCTGGGCATCGGAGCCGGCTGGTACGAGCGCGAGCATCTCTCGTACGGCATCCCGTACCCCAGCATCGGGCAGCGTTTCGACCGGCTGGAGGAGCAGCTCGAAGTCATCGCCGGGCTGTGGTCCACACCGGTCGGTGAACGGTTCAGCCACTACGGGGACCACTACCGGCTGGTCGACTCTCCGGCGCTGCCCAAGCCGATGCAGGCACCTGGTCCGCCCATCATCGTCGGCGGCCGGGGCGTGAAGCGTACCCCGGAGCTGGCCGCCCGCTTCGCCGACGAGTTCAACGCACCCTTCAAGACCATCGCGGCGACCACGGAGATGTACGAACGGGTCACCGAGGCCTGTGACCGGTTCGGACGGACCGACAGCGGCCGGGCACCGCTGGTCCGCTCGGCCGGCATCGTCGTGGCGATCGGTCGCACCGACGCGGAGGCCCGACGGCGGGCCGTCCCGCTACACGTACCGAGTGCGCTGCCACCGGAGGACCCGGTGGTCGGCTCGCCCGCCCAGCTCGTCGAGCGGATCGGCGAGTTCGCCGCAATCGGTGCCACCCGGGTGCACCTACGGATGGTCGACATGGCCGACCTGGACCACCTGGAACTGATCGCCAGCGAGGTGCTACCACAGCTGGGAGCGGTACCATCAGCCGTCTCGACAGGCGCGTGA
- the thiC gene encoding phosphomethylpyrimidine synthase ThiC: MEARRKVYVQGSRPDIRVPFAEVMLTGDEPPVRLYDTAGPGADPAVGLPPMRGPWIAERADTAPVRGGGTPLAGVDGRRPTQLAYARAGLVTPEMEFVALRENLPVELVRAEIAAGRAVLPANVNHPESEPMIIGSRFLVKVNANIGTSAVTSSVAEEVEKLTWATRWGADTVMDLSTGRRIHETREAIVRNSPVPIGTVPIYQALEKVDGDPVRLSWEVFRDTVVEQAEQGVDYMTVHAGVLLPYVPLAVDRVTGIVSRGGSIMAAWCLAHHEENFLYTHFAELCEILARYDVTFSLGDGLRPGSIADANDAAQFAELRTLGELTRVAWEHDVQVMIEGPGHVPMHKIKENVDLQQELCHQAPFYTLGPLTTDIAPAYDHITSAIGAAMIGMFGTAMLCYVTPKEHLGLPDRDDVKAGVIAYKIAAHAADLAKGHPGAQAWDDALSRARFEFRWEDQFNLSLDPETARSYHDATLPAAPAKTAHFCSMCGPKFCSMRISQELAEYAERGMQTKSAEFVASGGNVYLPLA; this comes from the coding sequence ATGGAAGCACGTCGCAAGGTGTACGTCCAGGGCTCGCGGCCGGATATCCGGGTGCCGTTCGCCGAGGTGATGCTGACCGGGGACGAGCCGCCGGTACGGCTCTACGACACTGCCGGGCCGGGTGCCGACCCGGCGGTCGGCCTACCGCCGATGCGCGGGCCGTGGATCGCGGAGCGGGCCGACACCGCGCCGGTACGGGGCGGCGGTACGCCCTTGGCCGGGGTGGACGGTCGCCGGCCGACCCAGCTCGCCTATGCGCGCGCCGGTCTGGTCACGCCGGAGATGGAGTTCGTCGCGTTGCGGGAGAACCTGCCAGTCGAACTGGTACGGGCGGAGATCGCCGCGGGCCGGGCGGTGCTGCCGGCGAACGTGAACCATCCCGAGTCCGAGCCAATGATCATCGGCAGCCGGTTTCTGGTGAAGGTCAACGCCAACATCGGCACCTCGGCGGTGACCTCTTCGGTGGCCGAGGAGGTGGAGAAGCTGACCTGGGCGACCCGGTGGGGTGCCGACACGGTGATGGACCTGTCCACGGGGCGGCGGATCCACGAGACTCGGGAGGCGATCGTCCGCAACTCGCCGGTGCCGATCGGGACGGTGCCGATCTACCAGGCCCTGGAGAAGGTCGACGGGGATCCGGTGCGGCTCTCCTGGGAGGTGTTCCGGGACACCGTCGTAGAGCAGGCCGAGCAGGGTGTGGACTACATGACGGTGCACGCCGGGGTGCTGCTGCCGTACGTGCCGCTGGCGGTGGACCGGGTCACCGGGATCGTCTCCCGGGGCGGCTCGATCATGGCTGCCTGGTGCCTGGCGCATCACGAGGAGAACTTCCTCTACACCCACTTCGCCGAGTTGTGCGAGATTCTCGCCCGGTACGACGTGACGTTCTCCCTCGGCGACGGGCTACGTCCGGGCTCCATCGCCGACGCCAACGACGCGGCGCAGTTCGCCGAGCTGCGTACGTTGGGGGAGCTGACCCGGGTGGCCTGGGAGCACGACGTGCAGGTGATGATCGAGGGGCCCGGCCATGTGCCGATGCACAAGATCAAGGAGAACGTCGACCTGCAGCAGGAGCTGTGCCACCAGGCCCCGTTCTACACGCTCGGTCCGCTGACCACGGACATCGCCCCGGCGTACGACCACATCACCTCGGCGATCGGCGCGGCGATGATCGGCATGTTCGGTACGGCGATGCTCTGCTACGTCACTCCCAAGGAGCACCTCGGGTTGCCGGACCGGGACGACGTGAAGGCCGGCGTGATCGCGTACAAGATCGCTGCCCATGCCGCCGATCTGGCCAAGGGACACCCGGGCGCGCAGGCCTGGGACGACGCGCTGAGCCGGGCGCGGTTCGAGTTCCGGTGGGAGGACCAGTTCAACCTCTCGCTCGATCCGGAGACCGCCCGGTCGTACCACGATGCGACGCTGCCGGCAGCCCCGGCGAAGACGGCCCACTTCTGCTCGATGTGTGGGCCGAAGTTCTGTTCGATGCGGATCAGTCAGGAACTCGCGGAGTATGCCGAGCGGGGTATGCAGACCAAGTCGGCGGAGTTCGTGGCCTCCGGCGGCAACGTCTACCTACCGTTGGCCTGA
- the thiD gene encoding bifunctional hydroxymethylpyrimidine kinase/phosphomethylpyrimidine kinase: MTPPVVLTIAGSDSGAGAGIQADLKVCAALGAYGTSVVTATTAQNTLGVFGAYPVLPDVVTAQLDAVLADFSLRAVKTGMLGTPEIASVVAARARAGLLPNLVVDPVLVSTSGHRLGVVGAAERLLPYALVTTPNSAEAAAIVGRPVTTPTEMADAAREIASGGPRYVVVTGGDRTAGTEAVDVLWTGTESQMLSGPRVDTPHTHGTGCSFSTAIAVRLGLGDPVPDAVRFAKVYVAAALAGARHWRLGGGRGPLDHLGWNRTTADND, translated from the coding sequence GTGACGCCCCCGGTGGTGCTCACCATCGCCGGATCGGATTCCGGGGCGGGTGCCGGGATCCAGGCCGACCTGAAGGTCTGTGCCGCGCTCGGGGCGTACGGCACGTCGGTGGTCACCGCCACCACCGCGCAGAACACACTCGGGGTCTTCGGCGCCTACCCGGTCCTGCCCGACGTGGTGACCGCACAGCTCGATGCGGTCCTGGCGGACTTCTCGCTGCGGGCGGTCAAGACCGGCATGCTCGGCACTCCGGAGATCGCGTCCGTGGTGGCGGCCCGGGCCCGGGCCGGCTTGCTGCCCAACCTGGTGGTCGACCCGGTGCTGGTGTCGACCAGCGGGCACCGGCTCGGTGTGGTCGGTGCGGCGGAGCGCCTGCTGCCGTACGCGCTGGTGACCACGCCCAACAGCGCGGAGGCCGCCGCGATCGTGGGCCGACCGGTGACGACCCCGACCGAGATGGCGGATGCGGCGCGGGAGATCGCCTCGGGTGGCCCCCGGTACGTGGTGGTGACCGGCGGCGACCGGACCGCCGGGACGGAGGCGGTCGACGTGCTGTGGACCGGGACGGAGAGCCAGATGCTGTCCGGACCTCGGGTCGACACCCCGCACACCCACGGCACCGGCTGCTCGTTCTCCACGGCGATCGCCGTACGGCTCGGTCTGGGTGACCCGGTCCCCGACGCGGTGCGGTTCGCCAAGGTCTATGTGGCGGCGGCGCTCGCCGGTGCTCGGCACTGGCGGCTGGGCGGGGGCCGGGGCCCCCTGGACCACCTCGGATGGAACCGAACGACGGCCGACAACGACTGA
- a CDS encoding thiamine phosphate synthase yields MNRRHGASRIEGDAAPAEVLLFTDRRQASRPLTEVVRAAVAGGARWVVLRERELPHVERARLADQLRTILDPVAGQLIVAGPDPLGGGAVHLPATGRVEPPAMELSTVSPGAGAKPRLVGRSCHDLAELDRLTIEDYVTLSPVFPSRSKPGYGPPLFPAGLARLVRHTRVPVFALGGVASPDQVVACRAAGAAGVAVMGAVMRADDPTGVVRALLDAVAEPVVGATRSGVDR; encoded by the coding sequence GTGAACCGACGGCATGGTGCGTCGAGGATCGAGGGCGACGCCGCGCCAGCGGAGGTGCTGCTGTTCACCGACCGCAGGCAGGCGAGCCGACCGCTGACGGAGGTGGTCCGCGCGGCGGTGGCAGGTGGTGCCCGGTGGGTGGTGCTGCGAGAGCGAGAGCTACCGCACGTCGAGCGGGCGCGACTTGCCGACCAACTGCGGACGATCCTCGACCCGGTGGCTGGCCAGCTGATCGTCGCCGGTCCGGATCCCCTGGGCGGAGGCGCCGTACACCTGCCGGCCACCGGCCGGGTGGAGCCGCCGGCAATGGAGCTGTCAACGGTGAGCCCGGGAGCCGGTGCGAAGCCCCGGCTGGTCGGCCGGTCCTGCCACGACCTGGCCGAACTGGATCGCCTCACCATCGAGGACTACGTGACGCTGTCGCCGGTCTTTCCGAGCCGATCCAAACCCGGGTACGGCCCGCCGCTGTTTCCGGCCGGGCTGGCCCGACTGGTTCGGCACACCCGGGTGCCGGTCTTCGCGCTCGGTGGGGTGGCCTCACCGGATCAGGTGGTGGCGTGCCGGGCGGCGGGTGCGGCTGGGGTGGCGGTGATGGGCGCGGTGATGCGGGCCGACGATCCGACCGGTGTGGTCCGCGCCCTGCTCGACGCGGTCGCGGAGCCGGTCGTCGGTGCTACCCGGTCGGGTGTGGACCGGTGA
- a CDS encoding thiazole synthase gives MPRATAAGVDMTRVPVGGVDVPRATLTGESDGFRLGGETFGSRLILGTGGAASLSALAAAISAAGTELVTVALRRVDTAATMRGGLWELLDRCGVRVLPNTAGCYTATEAVKVARLAREAFDTSWVKLEVIGDERTLLPDGTELLRAAEQLVDEGFTVLPYTSDDPVLARRLADLGCAAVMPAGAPIGSGLGITNPHHIRLIRQSIEVPVILDAGIGTASDAALAMELGCDGVLLASAVTRAADPARMAAAMRLAVEAGRLAAGAGRIPRRFHALASTSDEGRPEL, from the coding sequence GTGCCGAGGGCGACGGCGGCCGGGGTGGACATGACGAGGGTGCCGGTGGGCGGGGTGGACGTGCCGAGGGCGACGCTGACCGGGGAGAGCGACGGTTTTCGGCTTGGCGGGGAGACGTTCGGCTCCCGGCTCATCCTCGGTACCGGCGGGGCGGCCAGCCTCTCCGCGCTGGCGGCGGCGATCAGCGCCGCCGGCACCGAACTGGTGACCGTGGCGCTGCGCCGGGTCGACACCGCTGCCACCATGCGCGGGGGGCTGTGGGAACTGCTGGACCGGTGCGGGGTACGGGTGCTGCCCAACACGGCCGGCTGTTACACCGCGACCGAGGCGGTCAAGGTCGCCCGGCTGGCCAGGGAGGCGTTCGACACCTCCTGGGTGAAGCTGGAGGTGATCGGGGACGAGCGCACGCTGCTGCCCGACGGAACGGAGTTGCTGCGTGCCGCCGAGCAGCTGGTGGACGAGGGTTTCACGGTTCTGCCGTACACCTCGGACGATCCGGTGCTCGCGCGCCGGCTGGCGGACCTGGGCTGCGCCGCCGTGATGCCGGCCGGGGCCCCGATCGGCTCCGGGCTGGGAATCACCAACCCGCACCACATCCGGCTGATCCGGCAGAGCATCGAGGTGCCGGTGATCCTCGACGCGGGGATCGGGACCGCCTCCGACGCCGCGTTGGCGATGGAGTTGGGCTGTGACGGGGTGCTGCTGGCCAGTGCGGTCACCCGGGCCGCCGACCCGGCCCGGATGGCGGCGGCGATGCGGCTTGCGGTCGAGGCGGGTCGGTTGGCGGCCGGGGCGGGCCGGATTCCCCGACGATTCCACGCCTTGGCGTCCACTTCGGACGAGGGGCGGCCGGAGCTGTGA
- the thiS gene encoding sulfur carrier protein ThiS, which yields MELIVNGERRMVSVDATVAEVMATVVALPPGVAVTALPRGVAVAVNGEVVPRAGWTDTVLRAGDRVEVLTAAQGG from the coding sequence ATGGAACTGATCGTGAACGGGGAGCGGCGGATGGTTTCCGTCGACGCGACCGTGGCCGAGGTGATGGCGACGGTAGTCGCACTGCCCCCGGGGGTGGCGGTCACGGCACTGCCCCGGGGGGTGGCGGTCGCGGTGAACGGGGAGGTGGTGCCCCGGGCCGGCTGGACGGACACGGTGCTGCGTGCTGGTGACCGGGTCGAGGTGCTGACCGCGGCCCAGGGCGGCTGA
- the thiO gene encoding glycine oxidase ThiO encodes MLGPAPSTTATDNEGLFRADVAVVGGGPIGLATAWRCATRGMRVTVYDPEPGSGSSGVAAGMLAPVAEAYFGEEESTRLMTESAARWPGFAAELVELSELDIGYRTEGTLVVGLTPDDLAEARRLWSYQQGLGLPITPLRPAQLRDREPLLAPGVRGGAHAPDDHQVDPRRLVAALRVAAAKAGVSFVPTTVTDLSAIPEPVVVVAAGCGTASLTGLPVRPVKGQILRLRAPGGGPPGFRHVIRGYADSRSVYLVPRADGEVVVGATVEERTDPTVTAGAVLDLLRAAADLVPELVEYELVEARVGWRPGTPDNAPILGPLPGRPTVVVATGHYRHGILLAPVTAVLIAELLATGVPAPVLGSFLPERFMTVA; translated from the coding sequence GTGTTAGGACCGGCCCCTTCTACCACAGCAACCGACAACGAGGGCCTCTTCCGTGCCGACGTGGCGGTGGTGGGGGGTGGGCCGATCGGGTTGGCCACCGCATGGCGGTGCGCGACGCGCGGGATGCGGGTGACGGTGTACGACCCGGAGCCCGGGTCGGGCTCGTCGGGGGTGGCCGCCGGCATGCTCGCCCCGGTCGCCGAGGCGTACTTCGGTGAGGAGGAGTCGACCCGGCTGATGACCGAGTCGGCCGCCCGATGGCCCGGATTCGCCGCCGAACTCGTCGAACTGTCCGAACTGGATATCGGCTACCGCACCGAGGGCACCCTGGTCGTCGGGCTCACGCCGGACGACCTGGCCGAGGCGCGGCGGCTCTGGTCGTACCAGCAGGGCCTCGGCTTGCCGATCACACCGTTGCGCCCGGCGCAGTTGCGCGACCGCGAGCCGCTGCTCGCCCCCGGCGTACGCGGCGGGGCGCACGCGCCCGACGACCATCAGGTCGATCCGCGCCGCCTGGTCGCCGCACTCCGGGTCGCCGCCGCCAAGGCCGGGGTGTCGTTCGTCCCGACCACCGTCACCGACCTGTCCGCGATTCCCGAACCGGTCGTGGTGGTGGCGGCCGGCTGCGGCACCGCGTCGCTGACCGGCCTGCCGGTCCGGCCGGTGAAGGGGCAGATCCTCCGACTGCGTGCGCCCGGCGGCGGCCCACCGGGCTTCCGGCATGTCATCCGGGGGTACGCCGACAGCCGGTCGGTATACCTCGTGCCGCGTGCTGACGGCGAGGTGGTGGTCGGTGCGACGGTCGAGGAACGAACCGACCCGACGGTCACGGCCGGGGCGGTGCTGGACCTGCTCCGGGCGGCGGCCGACCTGGTGCCGGAGCTTGTCGAGTACGAGCTGGTGGAGGCGCGCGTCGGGTGGCGCCCCGGTACGCCGGACAACGCCCCGATCCTCGGGCCGCTGCCGGGCCGGCCGACCGTGGTGGTGGCGACCGGGCACTACCGGCACGGCATCCTACTCGCTCCGGTGACCGCCGTACTCATCGCCGAACTGTTGGCGACCGGCGTACCGGCCCCGGTGCTGGGGTCGTTCCTGCCGGAGCGGTTCATGACCGTCGCCTGA